The DNA window CTTTACTGCAGGCTTTGCAAGTACTGGATTTTCAGCAATTATAGTTGCAGTATTACTCAATACAAAACCTATTGCTGGTGGGCGTGCATCTTCTTCGTTTGCATCATACTCTGGATCATCGATTCCTACACCAAATATTTCGTTTTGTTTTTCTACCACATCTTCAATAGTGGGCGATTGTACTTGAACCAAATCGGTACGGCCTAAGTATTCGAAACCTAGCATACGGAATATATAATCTGTAATACTGGTTGCCGATTTTATATTGTCATGTCCTTCTACAAATCCACTGGGTTCGAAACGTGTGAACGTGAATTTATTTACATACTCTTCTAAAGGTACTCCATGTTGCAAACCTATAGAAACTGCTATAGCAAAACAGTTCATGATACTGCGGAAGGTCGCTCCCTCTTTATGCATATCAATAAATATTTCACCCAGTGTTCCATCATTATATTCTCCTGTGCGAACAAATACAACTTGTCCTCCTACTTTCGATTTTTGTGTGAAACCATTACGTTTATTGGGCAAACGTTTTTTGTCTATCATACGTGCAAGTTGTCCAGCAAACTCACGAGTTTCAGTAGTATTCAAAACATTTTGTACCGCTTTCAATACATCATCCCAAGGCATATTGTCTATATTAATATCACCTTTGCCAGCCAGTGCAGTTTCTATCACTTCTTCATCCACCACATCCGATTTATTGCTCAATGGTTGACTCAATTTACAACCATCACGATATAATGCATTTGCTTTCAAACCCAATTTCCAGCTTTCGAGGTAACAAGCTTTTATTTCATCAACAGTAGCTTCGTTTGGTAAGTTTATAGTTTTGCTAATTGCACCACTAATGAAAGGTTGTGCTGCAGCCATCGATCTGATATGTGCATGTGCATGTATATAACGAACACCTTTGCTTCCGCAACGATTCGCACAATCGAATACAGGATAATTTTCTTCTCTTAATATAGGTGCACCTTCTATGGTTCCGGTACCACATATTATATCATTGGTTTGCTCAATCTCTGTGCGGGTAAAGCCCAAGCTGCGAAGCATATTAAATTTGGGGTCATTATATTGTTCAGGTACGTAACCTAAACGTTGCATAGTTTCTTCGCCGAAAGTCCATTGGTTAAATACAAATCCTATTTCGAAAGCAGCACCCAAACCAGCTTCAACCAAAGCTAATTCTTCACGATTGAAACCACGGGCCAATAAACTTTCTTCATTGATGGGTGTATTACCTTTTAATGAAGCAGTACCTATTGCATAAGTAACAATCGTTTTTATTTCACTTTCAGCATAACCCAAATTACGCAAAGCATCGGGTACACTTTGGTTGATGATTTTGAAATAACCACCACCCGATAATTTTTTAAATTTCACCAACGCAAAATCTGGCTCAATACCAGTAGTATCACAATCCATTACCAAACCTATAGTTCCTGTTGGAGCTATCACCGTTGTTTGAGCATTTCGGTATCCATATTTTTCACCATTCTGCACCGCTTGGTCCCATGCATTGCATGCAGCAGATAATAAATATTCAGGGCAAAATTTAGGATCGATACCTACTGGTTGTGTATTAATTCCTACATAATTTTCTTTGGGAGAATTGTACGCTGCATAACGGTGATTACGCATTACACGCAACATATTTTCTTTGTTATCACTATACTTATCGAAAGCACCTAAGTGTTTCGCCATCTCAGCAGAAGTATCATAAGACACACCAGTCATAATAGCGGTGATAGCACCTATAATAGCAGTAGCTTTTGGACTATCATAAGGAATGCCGCTTACCATTAACATGGTTCCCATATTGGCATAACCCAAACCAAGTGTACGATAATCATAACTTAATTGAGCCACTTCTTTACTAGGAAACTGAGCCATTGCTACAGAAATTTCCAATACCGTTGTCCAAAGACGGGTAGCATATTCAAATCCTTTTACATCGAACTCTAAAGTTTTTGTATTAAAGAATTTCATTAAGTTGAACGAAGCCAAATTACAAGCGGTATTGTCCAAAAACATATACTCACTGCATGGGTTCGATGCATTAATTTGGCCACCTGCGGGGCAGGTATGCCAATCGTTAATTGTTGTATTAAATTGTACTCCAGGGTCGGCACAAGCCCAAGCTGCGTAACCAATTTTGTCCCACATTTTTTGTGCATCAATTTCTTTCATCACGCGGCCATCTGTGCGGGCTCTCAATCCCCAGTTGCCACCTTCTTCTAAGCATTTAAAAAATTCATCAGGTATACGAACTGAGTTATTACTGTTCTGCCCTGCAACGGTTGCATAAGCTTCGCCTTCGTAACCACTATCATATCCTGCAGCTATTAATGCAGCTACTTTTTTTTCTTCGTTTACTTTCCAATCTATAAAGGTTTCAATTTCGGGATGGTCCAAATCTAAGCAAACCATTTTGGCTGCACGGCGAGTAGTTCCACCACTTTTAATTGCACCTGCGGCACGGTCACCTATTTTTAGGAAACTCATCAATCCCGATGAAGTTCCGCCACCCGAAAGGGTTTCACCACCACCACGAATTTTTGAGAAGTTAGTTCCTACACCACTACCATATTTAAATATACGAGCCTCACGAACCCAAAGGTCCATAATACCACCTTCGTTTACCAAGTCATCATCCACACTTAATATAAAACATGCATGCGGTTGTGGACGCTCATAAGCCGAGGTTGATTGTTTCAATTGGCGATCTTCTGGATCAACATAATAATGCCCCTGAGGTTTTCCTGTAATACCATAACTGCTATGCAAACCCGTGTTAAACCATTGTGGACTATTAGGTGCACATTGTTGACTAGTGATAGAGAATACCAGCTCTTCATAGAAAACTTGTGCATCGCTTGCGGTTGCAAAATATCCATAACGTTCGCCCCAAGTACGCCAACAGTAAGCCATACGATGTGCTACTTGTTTTATACTTGTTTCAGCACCCATGCTTCCATCGGCTTGTGGTACGCCCGCTTTGCGGAAATACTTTTGAGCCAATATATCTGTAGCCACCTGACTCCATTCTTTCGGCACTTCCACATTATCCATCTTAAATACGTAATCACCCGCTGGATTTTTAATCACAGACTGGCGAAGGTCGTATTGAAACATGTCGACAACAGGTGTGTTATCGTTGGTAAAATGCCGTTTAAACGGAAGGCCTTTAGATTTTTGCATGGTGGTATATAATTTTTTGGTTAGACTTTCGAAGGGGTATATATAGATGTGTTAATTTCTTTCGTGAGAATATTTCTATCACATCGGGAGGTCAAATGTAGCTTCGTATCCTCGGCTATATCAAATACCATTTTCCACACCTATACTTTTTCCACAGGCAAATCCTTATAATAGCAAAGGCTCTAGCTATGTGGATAACGATTTATTGACATTGGGAAGCCCTGTATTATCAATGCTTTTGTGGACAAGTGGTTATAAAAACAATTTGCCTTGTGTCTCTTTTTGGGTACAGGTTATTGCGACATGGTTTTTCCACGGAGAATTAGGAAATTGCTTCCCTTTTTTTCATTACCACATCATCAATTATATATAATTAAACGTATGCTTATATAATAGTTGGATGGTGAATATTTGCAAACTCTCCAGATATAAACTATTATCTAAATCTCCTCAAATACTTCACATAACCTTCCTTATAATATATACTTGAAATTGAAACCCTGAACAGCCTGCCATGAGCATAGTCGAATGGGAGTCGAAGGGTGCTACTTTATAATATATACTATATACTATATTATAATACTTTGGGCGTGCCGCCGAAGCGGCGTCGGGCTATACGCTGCAAGTCCTCGCTCGTCCGATAGCTATCGGACCCTCACTGCGGCCTGCCAGCGGCAGGTCCACTACTATCCCTCACGCGGCTTAAGCGTCATAAACAAGCTCAGATATTTCTAAGCCTACTATTTTTTATTATTGCATTTCTATAATAGCTAAATAGGAGCACGAATATTATACAAAACAAATTGCGGATGTTTAAAATAAAAAAGTTTGATTTTTTAACTTTTTGCTTCTTTATTTGAAGTATGAAAAGTGCTTTTGCTTTCTCCTTACTTATTATTTTGGTAACAACTGCCCATAGTCAAAAGGTTTCTGTAGGTGTTTTTTAAGGAATCCCACACTTCCAAACCATATATACACAGAGGTACTCAAGTAAATAATGATCGTGAGTTTAACGAAAATCCACAAAGATTTATATCGGCAAGGCCCGGCTATGGTAGCGGAGCATCATTTATATATTCAATAAATAATTACTTAAAACTAAATGTTGGTGTCTGTTATTCAACCTATTCAACTCGTGTTACATATTTAGGTATATCTCCTCCTCCTGTAAGCAAAATATTTCTCACAGTTATTAATACGGTTAAGTACTCATATATATCTTTACCTATTAGATTTATAGGACTACTTCCAATTAATAAAATTTTTTCTTTTACAGGAAGCCTTAATTGGAGTTATTGTAGAATGGTTAAATCTTATTACGACTTATATAACTATGATTATTCTCTACCACCGCCTAATAGAGATTATGGTGATTGGACAAAGAATGAACCCAAGTATAATAAATTACTTGGATTTGGCCTAGGAGGTTTGGTTAAATTGAACTCTAAATTTAAACTATCTTTCACCTACCATAAAAGTTATTTTAAGGGCTATAATTATTGGTTACAGTCTACTCCTTTAAAAAGTAGTGGGGCAAGCATTGGGCTAGAGTATGGATTTACACGCAAGCAGAAGAAATAGAAATCTGTAAGTATCCGCCCTCGCAAGTTTAAGCGGAGCGTCCGCCGCGGCGGATGTGAGTTCAATAGGGTGGCCCCGATAGCTATCGAGGATCCGACTGACGAAGCGAAAGTTCCAATTCCATTTCAATCAATCAGCACACTTTCCAAATACAATCTATCGGGGTCAATATCAATATCATTATCCCAAGAGGCAGTAGCAGCAGAAATTTTGGCTTTTTGGAATAATTCAAAATCTATAAGTTGAGCGTAAACTGGGGAGTATATACCGAAACTCAATATATAATAGTCCAAAAGAAAGGGACT is part of the Bacteroidota bacterium genome and encodes:
- a CDS encoding adenosylcobalamin-dependent ribonucleoside-diphosphate reductase; protein product: MQKSKGLPFKRHFTNDNTPVVDMFQYDLRQSVIKNPAGDYVFKMDNVEVPKEWSQVATDILAQKYFRKAGVPQADGSMGAETSIKQVAHRMAYCWRTWGERYGYFATASDAQVFYEELVFSITSQQCAPNSPQWFNTGLHSSYGITGKPQGHYYVDPEDRQLKQSTSAYERPQPHACFILSVDDDLVNEGGIMDLWVREARIFKYGSGVGTNFSKIRGGGETLSGGGTSSGLMSFLKIGDRAAGAIKSGGTTRRAAKMVCLDLDHPEIETFIDWKVNEEKKVAALIAAGYDSGYEGEAYATVAGQNSNNSVRIPDEFFKCLEEGGNWGLRARTDGRVMKEIDAQKMWDKIGYAAWACADPGVQFNTTINDWHTCPAGGQINASNPCSEYMFLDNTACNLASFNLMKFFNTKTLEFDVKGFEYATRLWTTVLEISVAMAQFPSKEVAQLSYDYRTLGLGYANMGTMLMVSGIPYDSPKATAIIGAITAIMTGVSYDTSAEMAKHLGAFDKYSDNKENMLRVMRNHRYAAYNSPKENYVGINTQPVGIDPKFCPEYLLSAACNAWDQAVQNGEKYGYRNAQTTVIAPTGTIGLVMDCDTTGIEPDFALVKFKKLSGGGYFKIINQSVPDALRNLGYAESEIKTIVTYAIGTASLKGNTPINEESLLARGFNREELALVEAGLGAAFEIGFVFNQWTFGEETMQRLGYVPEQYNDPKFNMLRSLGFTRTEIEQTNDIICGTGTIEGAPILREENYPVFDCANRCGSKGVRYIHAHAHIRSMAAAQPFISGAISKTINLPNEATVDEIKACYLESWKLGLKANALYRDGCKLSQPLSNKSDVVDEEVIETALAGKGDINIDNMPWDDVLKAVQNVLNTTETREFAGQLARMIDKKRLPNKRNGFTQKSKVGGQVVFVRTGEYNDGTLGEIFIDMHKEGATFRSIMNCFAIAVSIGLQHGVPLEEYVNKFTFTRFEPSGFVEGHDNIKSATSITDYIFRMLGFEYLGRTDLVQVQSPTIEDVVEKQNEIFGVGIDDPEYDANEEDARPPAIGFVLSNTATIIAENPVLAKPAVKVAPVRAKRQTSSDEYLKTMQSDAPACNTCGHITVRSGTCYKCLNCGNSLGCS
- a CDS encoding DUF2442 domain-containing protein produces the protein MPNYIPKAFGISPFLLDYYILSFGIYSPVYAQLIDFELFQKAKISAATASWDNDIDIDPDRLYLESVLID